A stretch of DNA from Scomber scombrus chromosome 9, fScoSco1.1, whole genome shotgun sequence:
AGGAAAGTGCTTCACACAGGGCAACAAAGCAGAAAGATTATCCTACTGTAAAATCGAAATGATAAAAGATGTTACACTTGGCTATGCAGAATAATCATTCACCAGCCTCcactctaaaacctccagaggCCATTTATCACCAACAGTTAGATTTGTGACAGGTGACACTTACACTACACATCATTGCACTCTTTAGCAGAGTGTAGGATGGCCTTCTCTCAGTATTAGAAGAGAGTATCATTGGCTTGTGTTTATTTAGGTTTCATGAGCTTATTATTTTATGGATCATCATTTCTCACCTGTAGATGTGGAACTTATCAATCACGTTTTGCATATCAGCTTCTGTCACAACTTTCATTCAATACTGAACTTGACATGCTGCTCAACTCTCAGGGAATATACAACAGATCCTAAAGCTCAATACTCAGTACTTTGAGAGAGCTAACTGAGGGCATGGTTAATATGAATTGCATATGTTTTAGCAGTGTTGCTcttcaattaattaatcaaacttACCTTTTTAACAAATAAGATGCCATTCAAAGTGCTTACAAGCAAAtgacaaaattttaaaaatggatttagAGACTAATTCttttagttaaataaaatacatggaTTTTAGTTGCAATTCATGTGTGGTCTCCCCTCCGTTGTCAAGCTTTGAGCCAAGTTAATGGTTGTGGTAATTTGGCACACTTTTGTTTTGCTACCTCTTGTGATTATGTGGTTTGTTAATGCTTGTTTGTAGGCATTTTGTTTCTGGAAAGTCTTAACTTAAGAGTTTGCCTCCTTGGTTACCACTTTAGGGAATATTATACGAGAGCTTTTTCTTTTGGGAGAGAGCATATTTGTAGTCTTTAGTCCctttattgttgtgtgtttggtttAAATTTCATAAATGTTTGTCCACTGTGTATTTTGGTTTAAGGTGTCTGGAATGTGTGGCTGACGGTTTTtagttctcttttcttttttttatttaaatattcagtCCCTCTTATATCCTCTCAAAAAGTTTTTGTTCTGCTCTGTGGAAcagcaaaagaagaagaaccaGAGGATGTGAGAGGCACTCCTGTTTCATACACCAAAAGCATTTTTGAGAGTTGGTCTGGTGCAAGGCCATGTAAGGCCGTATAAACTgctaaaataatttttaaatcaGTCTGAAAACTAACAGGTAGGCAGTGTGAAGAGTTTAAAATAGCTGTAATGTGTACTCTCCTCCTGATCTTAgcactttttttaataattttgacTTAATTATAGCCTATTAATTATATTCTTTGATAAACCAGAAAGGAGAGTGTTATAATAGTCCAGTCTGCTAATTATAAACGTGTTCATCAGTCTCTGTGTTGTTCAGAGAGAAATGACCTCACTTTGGAGATGttcttcaaatgacaaaatgctCTTTCCGTgagtctttaaattaaaatcagaATAAAAATCACTCTAAGattttttgtgtctttgcttGGGTTTAGTCCTAGTGTGTTTAGTTTGGAGGCCAGTTTCTCTCTTTGAACCTTTGAAACAATCTTCAGTACTTGTGTTTGATCCTGGTCGAGCTGTAAAACCATTTTTGTGACACCCAGGCATTTGTATCTAAAATACGGTTAAAAATTGAGTCAGTCACCTCTGTGTCATCAGAAGACACGGCCACTTATAGCTGAGTGTCAACAGCATAGCTGTGGAGAGAGATGCCGTGCCTCCTGATGACACTGCCCGCGGTTAGCATGtgcaaattaaaaagtaattgtTGTAAAATTGATCCTTGTGGTATCCCATAAGTAACCCCCCAGTGTTTGGAGAAGTGGTCATCTATAGATACAAAAAAAATTCTTCCACAAAGATACAAGGTAAACAGTTACAAACCAATTCCAGATAGGCCAACATGCTCACTTTATCTGTCTACAAGAATCTGGTGGTCCACAATGTTAAAGACAACACTCAGGTCAAAAATCATCAGAACTAAAGGCTTGTTGCTGTTGACATTTGTTCAGAAATCGTTCAATACTTTAAGCAGTGCTGTATCTATGCTGTAATGCATCCGAAAACCTGATTGAAATatatcaattttattttttaagtgtttgagTTTAAAAACTTACTTACTTAAACTTACGTAGCTGATTAAAATTaagtttttcttaaatttaacatttttagagAACTTGAATAATGCATTCTTCCCCATTGTAAATAAAGGTAATTATGTAAACAAAGGCAAAACAGACGCTGTATCTCGGCTGTAATAAATGTCTGGTCATACACTCTTTCCCCTACCCTCCTTcatcctgctcctgctcctcaacctcctcctcctcgtcatcTGTCTCCTTTTAGCTAAGTGGCATTTGGCTTGAATACaaggatttaaaaataaagcaagtACAAATGCTTTCTATGGACATCTCTGAGGGATTACAAGAAGTTGCCTGCGATCTATAGATCTGCAGACACAGATGCTCATGCATGCATTCATATGCAAAGATAAGTCAAATATTATTACACAGCCTTGTCCATGTCGTGCAGAATAATCCTGCCTGCATGAGTGCAGCTTTGGCATCTCACATTTAATTggtatatataattaaaattaatatagtacaagtgtgttttttttatttggtaaTGGATAGTTGGGCATATAAGTAGGAATTTCTAACCCTTAGCCGCTGAGTTGCAACACAatgctatataaaaaaaaaaatggttgaGCAACTCTGTCagatggaggaagggaaagaaagcGGGTGGTCATAGTGGCTTGACACATTATATTTTAGgtcagaaagaaaagaaatgtttctgAGTGCCAAGATCCACCCCCAGAGAGACTGCACATGATTCCTATCAGAGGGCCGCAGAGGGAGGAGATAGTGAGTGGtggcagaagaggaggaaggaggagagagagaaagaagagagagagagagagagagagagagagagagagagagagagagagagcgagagagggacaCTCATACACTTACTAGCAGACACCCACTCGCAATCTCTCACCAGACACCCACACCCACTTTCTCACATATGCTGCATACACATCGGAGCACCTGCTTTGTAGCCACTCTGTGTTGTGACTCTGTTCGTGACGGACTCGCGGTCCCAAGATGCCTTTCTATGGCTGCCTGTTGGCTCTGTCCCTGGCTGCACTTACAGGTAAAAAGttcctgtttttcttcaaaCTGTTCTGTGTGTGGAAATGTCAAGTTTCTGTTCTCCAAGTGAAGACAGTGAAGATCAATTTTCTATTTGTTTATGATAATGACAAACTTTGAAGTGGTATAAAAGTAAAAAACCAAAACAGCTCTCTTGTTACAGTTTAGTATCAGAGGAATGCTTTGCAATTAAAATCAGACTTGCATGTGTTTAAAACCCTCCAGTTATACAAATATGTGGTCACGTTGTCACGCAGAACAAATTGCCATCTGCTCTTTCTGTGCCTGTTGGTTTATTCATCCTAATTCAAAAAAATTGATCTTAGGAGATAAAGGCTCTATCTAATACTCTTGCCTTTTTGTGTGATTAACAGattacaaacaaacatggaCATGATTACATTACACTATATCGACTGATTCCATGACTCCAGTTGTAGTTGCTGTTGAGTCCTTTCCTTTGATTGACCTTTGAGTGTTTTTGTCCATATAAATCTCTGACAGTCCCTGAGTCAGTTTGTGCTGACCTGACAGTGTGCTCACATAGAGCAGCTCAGCTCAGTCACTACCTTTGTGTTATTTGTCTCTTGTCACCACGTGCTTCTCATTTCAGGAAACACCATTGGTGCTGTTCCCTCTGAGCGGACTGAGAGGAATTGCTCTGCGGTTCCGCCGGTAAGATTAATGCAATCACTGGATGCAATGTGAGCTCAACAGGTTTATTTTTGAAGTGgaataaatgtcataaaattaAGTCATAAAAATGACCTCAAACAAGAAAGCTTCTCCTCATGAAACATGTTGCATTAGTTTTATGCAGTTATGGTTAATGATTACTGCACATGTTCAACAGTTAATGATTACAGTGGGAGATACAGAAAGGGCTGATTCAGCACTTCTTCAGGTTTTGATTAAATCTAAAGACttttcactctctgtctctctctgtctgtctgtgtgtgtttgtgtgtgtgtgtgtgtgtgtgtgtgtgtgtgtgtgtgtgtgtgtgtgtgtgtgtgtgtgtgtgtgtgtgtgtgtgtgcgtgcgtgtgcgtgtccgtgtgtgtgtgtgtgtgttacagtaccTCCCCAGCACAGCAGTAAATACCACTCTCCAGCTGAAGGAGTTACGAGAGCAAATGATTCCCTTGAATATCTTTGCCTACATTATCCCTGGCACTGACGCTCACCTGGTACATCTGCTGTCCATCATAATTAATATCCCCAGGGTTTAaccttgtgtgtatgtgtgtatttgtgtgtgtgagtctcaTCTACTCTGTCTCTCCATCAGAGTGAGTATATTGCACCACGTGATGCCAGGGTGGCCTTCATGACCGGCTTTACAGGCTCCGCAGGTACAGTACAATCTTTTCCTGCCTCTTCCTCTTCGtcgtctttctcctcctccccatgACTCAACTCCCCACGTCTGAGTGCCGCGGTCATGCAGCTCCTCTACTTTCATCCCACATCCCCACTACACAGCCTGCTTCTTGTTCAATTCAGTTTCATCGCTCTCATTGCGCCGTTGCACTGCATCACTGCATCTTCTCATTCATCAGTGCGTTCCCTCTCAGAGTAACTTGACCAGTAAATCATAAGATCTGTTTCACACAGTAAGAATTAATGACCATACATATCTCTGTACTCAGCTTTGCCATGGATGAAAGGATAAGACAGATTACAAATCAGTGAAGTGCTGATTACAACaaactcctttttaaaaagtcatattttctgtcaattgactcATTTATCAGTTGTCTGCGGACCTCCATTAAGAATCAGACACAGTCTGGGAAATTCTTTGCTGTTGCTCCCTATTGTAAATGTATCTCTCTCATGTGAGGGAACAGCAATGGAATAACAATGTAGAGGATTACAAGCTCTGGTTATACATCCACCACACATCACCAGGTTGCCCACACCTCTGTGTTTCTTCTTAACCTgtttcctccacacacacatatattttataAGATTAGCTGGCCTATCACGCATTGTTCGAAGTCAACTCTGACATTTATAGGCGGTTGTAATTCACTGTCCCTATTGGCCTCTCCATAACGCAGCTGCTGTCCTGCCTCTCCCCAGGCACTGCCGTAGTTACTCGGACCAAGGCTGCGATGTGGACAGACAGCCGCTACTGGGTTCAGGCTGAGAGACAGATGGACTGCAACTGGGAGCTGGAAAAAGATGGTGGGCATGATCATATTGTTGTTACTTGTTATGACAACGCAGGTCATATGGATTCCAGTCAAATCTTTGTGGTTTTGATGTTCCTGTCTAAATATAGCCTCATAAATGCTGAGCCTATTATTACAGGATTCACATGATAAAAATAGTTCAAAAACAAGATAAACTCAGtgaatgttctgtttttctgtacACTTCTAACACAGAACATATGACGTTGGTGTTTATGTACTTGCAAAACTCTGAACTTAACATAAATCAGCTTTTGTTGAAGTGAAACGTCAACTCTGTCATTTAAAACCCATGCATATGTACAAGTGGTTATTTTAACAAAACGAGAATTTTCCAATTTAACAACACATAATGTATGTGgctaaaacagaaaaacagacaaaaactcTCATCTTTCAGCTTTCAAAGGAAgacataaaattccccaaatacagtatcagtcaaagATTTGGATACACCTCCCCATTCCCtaaaatgtgaaagtgtgtccaaacttttaactggtacataatttcaaaacatttaaatggatTTGAATCCAACAAAAGGGAATTTCCAGGTAactaaaatgtttcaatttgGCAGCTATGTtcaatatgtgtatttttaatataattggAGATGTTGGCTACACTGAGCTTTAGCCTTTTACAAGCAACTTATAGTGCCTTTTTTATttacctgttttatttttctgtttttgtgtatattttttatgcCATATATGTGTTGTCATACtttttagtgtgttttataagttgcttttgtctgttttcttaaAGGATAAATCtggtgaaattctttatttgttttatcaaCAAATCTTTCAGTGGAAagtccaaaaccaacaatgaactggtCCTAGCACCAAATATTGCTTGTGCGTGCAGCCAAAGTCTGACATATAACATCCACTGCTGTGCAAAAACgattaaaacacatcagtgagccacgcTGGCTGTGTAATTGTAATGTTTCTTCATTAAAGTGaacatgggcactgtagtttattgtGACTCAGTTCCACAAGCTCATTAATTGTGTATTGATCCACAGCTCAAacttactcctgtttgagtagcATTtgctaaaacacacagaggccaGCGGtttcaaaaaaacacttttttaccttttttagaaatgttttaaaagattttcAGTTGGAATTAATGGGCTTCAGTTTTGGGAACCATAGAAAAGATTGGGAGGTATTTAAGGACGAGCTAACACATCACTGGTTCAGATTTTTTTGTGGGATTTGTCGACAATAAGACAACAACACCAGtcttatactttattttaaaaagaaactctCTTAAATCATTAACTCCTGGCACCCAGTGACAAAACACAGAATACAGGCCAGAAAGTGATCTTTCTCTACGTGTAAACataatcatttatatatttttgtaaattactgctttatgacacacacactgtgcctTCAAACTTTCACATTTGGATTAGTTTAGTCAGAAAGTGCTTATGTTCTCTGAATCATGATCACATTGCTAGAGATTGTGCATTTTGAATGTAGTTATGAGGTATCACAATAATCACCAAAGGTAGCCAGGCTGGATTTATTCTGTCACATCCTCTAAAGTCAATAATAACCTGACCACAGTCTGTCATGTGTGATGTTCCTCAGTGTCCATCAGCAGCATCGCAGAGTGGCTCATCGCTGAGGTCCCACCGGGTGGCAAGATTGGCTTTGatcccttcctcttctccctcagTAAGCCTCTATTCTGTCTCCGTCCTGTCAGTCTGGGTTAACATCAATAAAGTGCTCGTCGAACtaagatgaaaaatgtattgacaGAGCCTCCAGGCGCCATGCAGACTGTTTACTTATGATTGATTTGGTTCAGTATCATCTAATCAACTGCAATTTCCTCCATTAGAAACGCAAGAGAGCTACATGATCAACTTGGAGTCAAGCAATCGCACCATGGCGTCCATCCCTCTTAACCTGGTCGACGAGGTGTGGAAGGAAAGGCCGCCCATCCCAACTTACCAACCCGAGCCCCTGCCTAACAGGGTTATAAGTaagtttctatgtgtgtgtgtgtgtatgtgtgtgtgtgtgtgtgtgtgtgtgtgggtttgtgtgtgtgtgtgtgagagcttgTGTCTATACTATACGCACACATACTGTCGTCTGCTGGTCTGCCTGTGTGGTGCCCTTTATCTATGTGCTGATAAATGCCTGAAAACTGGACAAAAAGCAATAAGCCACTCCGCAAACACAGTCATAAACAGCTCATTCATGTTTATATGGCTGGCTGACAAATCAAATACTCACTAAGAGGGAATGGAAAAGGCTATAAGGCTATAAGGAAGTCATCTGGACTCCCTTGGGCCCAATTAGTCTTTATGGTCAAAGAAAGGACAAATGGAGAGCATCATAAAACTAATGGTCTgcgtgtgcttgcatgtgtgtgtgtgtttgagtataATCTGGATAAAGGTTTTTAAGTACTTTAAAATGCTGTGTCATATGGCTTGGATGTAATTGCTTGTGTTCATATTTGGCAGTCTGGGTAGAGTCCATAAAGTAATGAGCAGTTTGTAGACGACAAGAATGTCAAAGAAAAAGGCCAAGTTACTAAAAAAACGCTGCTGTGTGTGGCAGCAGGGTTCACATTTAGAGAGGGAACGCTGCACTAACTTCCTGAGGAGAAAGTCAAGTCATGTGTCAAGCGTTTGCTGTTTGGAcgtaaataaaagtaaaatgtgtgtgtgtgtgtgcattcacaGAAAGGACCTGGCAGATGAAAGTGGAGCACATACGGAACCAGATGAGGGACAATCCTTATGAGCCCACAGCTCTTCTGCTGTCAGCACTCGATGAAACAGCTTGTAAGTAACTTtgccaaagaaacaaaaaattgGTTTGCTTGAGCCACCAATGAATTCACTGAAAGATGCCGTTAATATAAGCCTCACATACAGCGCAGACAGTATTAGTAAGTAAAGTTTGGATAGCCTTTTTGTTCCTCAGGCTATCTCCCACACAGTATTTTCCATGTAGACATAAACCttctcaaattaaagctgagacttGGCACTTTAATATAGTGTCCATTAATTTAGTTCAGATTAAATGTGCTGAAACACAGAGcctgaaaaacaaatacatttaagacCAGTGTCTCGTGAATATTTGGGGGGGATTATGTAACTCCTTGCCATCATCAATATAATTAGATTTTAATCTCAAAATAGTCAGTTAATAGTTTTGAACTtgacttaaaggtgcagtgtgtagaatttagtggcagaaatggaatataataatcataagtATGTcttcattagtgtataatcacctgaaaataagaataagtgTGTTTTAGTTAGCTtacaatgagccctttatatgcatcaccatgtttctacagtagcccaatACAGACAAACTTGCTTGCTTGGAAGAGGAGAGGTAGTTGAGGGGTATTTATTCGGTTGcagtctgcaacctcaccactagatgccactaaatcctactcACTCGTCCTTAACTTAATAACTGGTAAATCATGAATTTGATCCCATGATGAGAATcactacaaaaagaaaaacatgtcaaaaaatgttcatattatcATACTTAAATTATTGTTAAAATTATGATTgctaatgaaaatgatcaaaatatcCCAATAAAGGACTCGTATCGTGTAAAAAGATATTCAAGGCAAAAACATTCAGTCTagatttactttaaaaaaaataaatgttgataatgtttttgaatattttaaagattagaataataataataaaaagacatttaatataACATGAAATGATCTGTCATCTATTATTCGTTGCTATCTGATAATCTGATTATTCAATTCAGCACCTTGTAAATGAATAGTACATTATTCAAAAGCATCTACCTCATAAAGCACACAGGAAGACGGCTGAGGACACTGACTCCTGATTTCATAATTAGTGAGTCTCTGTTCAATGACAGGAACACAGTGAAAGTCACGTACGTCAGACCTAAGCATTAGATGCACAAAGTGTGTCTTGGCTCAGGTGGATCCAAGGGATGATATAAATGAATGTACAAGCTGTTGTGCTCACACTCAGGggtgatgctttttttttgtttttcagggcTGTTTAATCTGCGTGGCAACGACATCCCATACAATCCCTTCTTCTACTCCTACACACTGCTGACGATGGATGAGATCTGGTAAATCAATTTTTCAGGGATTAGAACAAGTGGGATTTCTTTCAAATgatgtgtctgtttctctcatTAGATCCGTTCCACACAAATCTGTTGTCAGTGTTTATTATGTATAATGACATATAGGGATTCTCTTCTATTAAccataatatattttatgaacCACTTTTACTTTTTCCTCTATCACACATCCATATCTACCAGGCTCTTTATACACGAGACCAGAATGACAGATTTACTGAAGACGTACCTAAACACCAGCTGTAATGGACCCCTCTGTGTGAAGCTAAAAGACTACAACTCTGTCCAAGATGAACTCAAAACCTTTGTGGCCCAACCTTTAGTGAAAGTGTGGATTGGTACAGAGTACACAAATTACGCACTTTATGAAGTCATTACACCACAGGTATGTCTCCTCACTTCTGTCATGaaacactgtcactgtcattttatatcatgatattttaaatCTTGTAAATGCATAAACTTGCATGCATTTGTGTACATACAGTTTAAAGATTGTTTGTAttgctgtgttgttgctgtATTAAGTAAGCACTATGTGTTGCTGCTAGGATATTTCTgacttgtgttgtgtttttaaagctgcacaaatcaatattttcatattagcaatggatcaaatgactataTGTAATATGAAACGTGTCCCTTGTAGGACACGTTTCATTATTCAGTGAAGATCaaattaaccgctgcacactgAAAATAATACTCACAGGTATGATAAATACATATAGATGACATGACAATATTACACGTTATCTTTCAACAACAAAAGTCAGGTTTAAGATCATTTAAATAAGACAAATTCATTAATTTGTGGATCATTAAACTGCATATGTGAAAGaagtttatgttttaacaaaCCACAATTATGCTGCAACATCATCAACCACATTATCTGAGCTGCCAGTGACTCATAAATGATATATTCCTCTACAACAGCAATAATACATCCAGTGTTGTggaagtaaatgcatacaaaagatatcagaaagaagaaaagggccTCTCCAGGATAAATcattttatagtttatattttttttgcttcaattatttttgtttctctgcATCATGTAGGATAAACTAATGACAAGCTCCTACTCTCCTGTGCTGACGACTAAAGCTGTGAAAGATGATACTGAGCAGCGAATCCTGAGGGATGCTCACgtatgtcacacacacacacacacacacacacacacacacacacacacacacacacacacacacactcacactctcacacacacacacacacacacacacacacacacacacacacacacacacacacacacacacacacacacacacacactccaaatgCACTGTACATGCAAATGCATACTTGTGAACTCTTGTATTTGTAAGTCTCTAAAATATTTATGTGAAAGTGTTATCATTCCCTGACTTCATTAATCAGTCCTCGTTGTCAAACCGGCAGGATATTATGAATGAATTTCATCGAGCGCTCGAACACTTCAGTGAACATACAACTTCACACATTTGTCACCCTGTCCAGAGCTGTCTGAGCTGccatgtcatgtcatgtgaaGCTTCAGCCTGTATGTTTTATGAAGTTGTGATTGATGCTGAGAGTATGTTAGCTGACACTCGCCTGGTAACTGTGGCTCCGTCTAGGTGAGAGATGCAGTGGCGGTCATCCAGCTGCTGATGTGGCTGGAGAAGGCTGTGCCCGAGGGGAAGGAGACTGAGATGACTGCTGCAGCGTATGTCGATAAATGCCGCAGGTGAGTGTAGTGAAGAGATATAGTATCTGCTGAACAGGAAGCCAGGAAATCTATCATACAGTAAAATGAAAGTGGAAAGCCAGcaaaacacttatttttatttatttgacaaaaaTGTGATTGTCTAGTGATTATAATACTGTAATTATGATAACACTTCATTAATAGTTGGGTTTCAGAGCTTATATGAATATCATTACAGCAAACAGAAGGACAACAGGGGCCCGAGCTTCGAGACTATCTCTGCAAGTGGACCCAATGCTGCACTTGCCCATTACAGGTAAAATCAACTCTCATTCTTACCTTTACCCTtcggacttcatcttcatcgcTTAGATTGTCtaatttttgtgtttcttgcaACAGTCTTTAAGGACCATGGAAGTGGTTTTGCATGTGATTTTACTGCCTTTTAACAGAGGTTCTTAAATTGATTTTCTGCCTCTCATTGTCGTGTGTTAAAGAAAACTCAGACAACTGAGATTTCAATAGAAACATCTCTTGCTTTAACTTATcattatgatattatattatgtagTGTAATCACTACAGAATAATGACACCATCTGCATTTAGATCGGTTCCCTATAAGCATCTTAAACACTTGTATGAACCTTTAAGTGGCCTAAAGCCACCATAAATGAGGCAAcgtgtttctgttgtttctattgtttctatagtttcctgtttttctgtgttgcaGCCCAACAGCAGACACCACCAGGAAGCTGACAGTTGATGAGATGTACTTAGTGGACTCTGGTGGCCAGTATCTGTGAGTATAAACACATGTAGACTCTCCAGTTTCACTTCACGTCAGTTGCATTTGAAATGAGTCATGTTGTCTCTCACCACAGAGATGGGACCACTGACATCACCCGGACAGTTCACTGGGGAACACCAACAGCAATGCAGAAGGTGACGCTGTGAATGTTTGAAGggatatttaatttttttcattaaaacatgagAGATGGTAAAGAGTTTAATACTGCAGTTCATCAGTGGAGTGTTATAAAAAAACTTCCCCCATTGAGACTTTCATTCTTTGCACTAATATTACTTGTTCTTTCACATATCCTTTAAGtcacataattaaaaaatattcctttaaacaAAGTTTCTCTGCCATTAACCAAATGCCTAACTTCACAGGAGGCCTTCACTCGAGTGCTCATGGGAAATATTGAAATATCTCGAACCATATTTCCTTCAGGGACAAGAGGTGGGTTGGAAATTCATTTCAAAAACAGGTCAAAATGcagttttcagtgtttctaTCCTGAAACTTTCCCAGTTTAACCACTAGAGAGCCCTATTTCTCTATTATTATTCTCTCTCTATTATTTTGCCATTATTTTTTGAGCAGACGTGTCTACAGCAGGATGTTTGATTCAGAGCTTTCTGTGTGGCTTTTGTCCATCGACAGGTGCAAATATGGAGATGTTGGGTCGTCGGGCGCTGTGGGAGGTGGGCCTGAACTACGGCCACGGCACAGGACACGGTGTTGGAAATTACTTTGGAGTTCATGAGTGTACGGccctttttattttccatgtttttacaaatttaaaactcatgttacatttaataacacaactgaaaacaaaaatccaTCCTcggaaaaatatttcaaatgcatgTATGATAGAAGCTGTTTGAGATTTTACATGAATTTGAGCTTCATTACATGGTGGTGCTAATAACTGGGGgtgaaaaaatttaaaagctAGTAAATGATTTGCACATTTGAGCACATAGCTAATTTTTGAAATCAAACAGCCTTCTAATGTTACACTTACTTTTCTTGACAAAAAGTTGAAAACCTATGAATAATTTAGGAGAATGAGCCATAGGGTGTACAACTTAatcttgaatttttttttgcattttccaaGTAAATGCCAAAGAACAGCATGCTAGGTTGCAGGAAAATAAGGATAAATATGGATTTATGGTAAAACACCAAACTtccattaataataaaatgcataacAGTGCTGCTACAACAAAGGTAGAATATATTTTAAGCTTTGTTTTCACTCACTTTTTGATGTTCTgaatttttaataatgtaatattgtattatttttctaGGGCCAGTTGGCTTTCAAACCAACAACATTCCCTTCAGAGAAGGCATGTTTACATCTATAGGTGAGATATTTCTATAAGTCCACATCCTCTAAAGATAACCCAACACTGAGATCATTTTAAGGAAAATAAACTTTACATGTGGTATAattagtagcagtagtagc
This window harbors:
- the xpnpep2 gene encoding xaa-Pro aminopeptidase 2, with protein sequence MPFYGCLLALSLAALTGNTIGAVPSERTERNCSAVPPYLPSTAVNTTLQLKELREQMIPLNIFAYIIPGTDAHLSEYIAPRDARVAFMTGFTGSAGTAVVTRTKAAMWTDSRYWVQAERQMDCNWELEKDVSISSIAEWLIAEVPPGGKIGFDPFLFSLKTQESYMINLESSNRTMASIPLNLVDEVWKERPPIPTYQPEPLPNRVIKRTWQMKVEHIRNQMRDNPYEPTALLLSALDETAWLFNLRGNDIPYNPFFYSYTLLTMDEIWLFIHETRMTDLLKTYLNTSCNGPLCVKLKDYNSVQDELKTFVAQPLVKVWIGTEYTNYALYEVITPQDKLMTSSYSPVLTTKAVKDDTEQRILRDAHVRDAVAVIQLLMWLEKAVPEGKETEMTAAAYVDKCRSKQKDNRGPSFETISASGPNAALAHYSPTADTTRKLTVDEMYLVDSGGQYLDGTTDITRTVHWGTPTAMQKEAFTRVLMGNIEISRTIFPSGTRGANMEMLGRRALWEVGLNYGHGTGHGVGNYFGVHEWPVGFQTNNIPFREGMFTSIEPGYYKENDFGIRIEDVAVIVPIITKYGHNYLTFDTVSLVPYDRKLIDTSLLSSVQLQWLDKYYETIRKVMGPELDKQGLSEEKKWMLLHTEPFAETESSASLSSSSLTLIALAIALLHII